Genomic window (Castor canadensis chromosome X, mCasCan1.hap1v2, whole genome shotgun sequence):
tttctgtagtttctcttcttAATGACTTgctcccttttcctcttctgactaatttgcTTGAAATCTGTTTTGCCAGGTATAAGTATAGCTTCTCACGTTGCTTTCAGatttcatttgcttggaatatcattttctacACTTTCTCTTTCAGTCTTTATGTGTATTTGTCAGTGATGTGAGTTTCTTGCAAACATGAAacagatcttgttttttaatccaatccatAAGTTTGTATCTTTTAATTGGACAGTTCAGATgatttaggtttagggttattattattattattattttttttttcagtattacatTAGTCCagaaagtaatttattttattttattttttttttcatttttcttttattattcatatgtgcatacaaggcttggtttatttctcccccctgcccccaccccctcccttaccacccactccaccccctcccgctccccccctcaatacccagcagaaactattttgcccttatctctaattttgttgtagagagagtataagcaataataggaaggaacaaggggttttgctggttgagataaggatagctatacagggcgttgactcacattgatttcctgtgcgtgggtgttaccttctaggttaattctttttaatctaaccttttctctagttcctggtctccttttcctattggcctcagttgctttaaggtatctgctttagttctctgcattaagggcaacaaatgctagctagttttttaggtgtcttacctatcctcacccctcccttgtgtgctctcgcttttatcatgtgcttatagtccaatccccttgttgtgtttgttagGGTTATTATTAAAAGGTAATTactattttctggtttttgttgttattgttgttttctgcttgttttgagaattctgtgttgtttttctttaacacTTATTCCTCTTAGCTGTTTGCTTCTTTACTGAGGTAATGATGTTTGATTCtatcctaattctcatttgtttgtcTATTCCTCTAGTAGGctgtattatttcctgagctctcATGATTTTGTGtatctttcttcctcatttgttTGTAGGATTCTTTTCAGTATCTTCTGTAATGCTGGCCTAGTGGTCATTAATTTCTTtagttaattattatttttgaaagactttcttctttgatttcacaGGATCACTTTTCTGGATGAAGTAATCTTGGTTAGCAGTTACTTTCTTTCATGGAGttaaatacatcattccatgctctcctggcttttaagatttctgctgagaaatctgctgttattctgatggatttgctTTTGTAAGTGACTTGGCATTGCTCTCTTgcaattttcaatatttttacttCTGAGCACTTAGCATTTTATCAGTATTTGAGGTTCTGAGTGCCCCTCACAGATCTGGATTTCCACATCTTTtctcagatttgggaaattttctattatgatTTCACTGAAAAGCTTTTACTCTGAATTTTGACATCCTCTTCTATGCTAAAATTTCGTAAGTTTTGTCTCTTAATTGTGCTCTGTAAGATGAAATATTGTGGTAATAAATTCTtacttcttcttttattattatctgCATGTAATCTATcaaatctttttcttccttctgcttggTGTTCTCTAATGTTGAGGATTTCCACTGAAGTTTTCATTTGATTGAGCTTTTCGTTTCAAGTATTTCTGCTTTGAGTTTTTTCAGAATCTCCTTTTCTTTGCTGACCTTTTCTTGACAGAAAACATGAGCAATTATTTTgttaaaacacaaaatgattCCTTTAAGCCATTTCTTAAAAGTGTTACTAAGATCAGAACAATAACGAGACAGCTTTGTGGTTACAGACATAGAGAACCAGTTTCTACTTTTTATATCAATAcactaaattttgaccttagaaaattctttaggtgatttaaaaattatagtcaACTTGATGGCACACATAaacttttcataattttcatttttatatatttttaagatctgctcagctgggtgccagtggctcatcctGTATacctagctacatgagaggcagagatcaggaggatggaagtttgaggccagcctgggcaaaaaatatgagaccctatctcaaaagtacccaacccaaaaaagggctggtagagtgtctcaagtactagtgtgcttgcctaggaagtgtaaagctttgagttcaaaccccagtagtgcccccccaaaaaaagatctACTGGTATAATTTACATAACTTTCCAAGACTTCTGTTTTCTTGTCTTAATCCTCTTTTTAATTTTGGAGTAATTCTTTAAGACaagtttacttttcaaaatcttttatCGTTTAAAAgtgtttccttttccctttaatattttttttttaaaaaaacatgtccTCAAGATCTTCCTATATCTTTCCTATTTCctgattcttttgtttcttctttctttctaatttgcattttcaataatattataaaactttggatttagaaaaaaaattgtttctttttctccatgaaTGAAAATAGTCTTAATAGccttatattttaatgaagatCCAGGAAGGAAATAAATCTTCAACTCTTTCTCTATAAAATAGCAATTTGCAAAACACATGTTAACAGGTTTACTTATTAAAGAGAGTTGAATACAAATTACTTAAGACAGAATGAAACttattaaggttactgtccacaaaattctttttttcttagtcatATGTTGGACTCATTCATGAATGAATCCATTTAGTTAAACTTGGTTGTGAGAAGAACTttggaaaactggttttcttagcAGTGGCATCAGAAGAGATggcagagagaaaggagggagagcaGAAGCCACAGCTCCTCtacattaactctataataaggatcatcctaaagatgttcacATTCGTATACATACACgtgcataattattttaaattagtcaTGTCACCAATGTAAATTTAAGAATACATAATTTAAGAcctcaagaaaatgcaaaaaatttaACGGCCACAAGTATGTTGGTcaattatttctcaaaattccAGGAGCAGATTTGAATTGTGCCTGAAGCTGTTCTTTTAGTATTCATTTTGGGAGGCTTATCTTGATATCTGAAACAAGAGTCAATGCTAGGGAAATggtttgagtcagtctcagtttcCAATAGGACTGTTACCACAGCCATCAGAAACCATTCATCAAATCAACCATATACAGAgcaatagacatacacaaactaCACACAACGACACACCAAAACAATTGTATTAATTCAGAGTGCATTCTTAGACACTGTCgtttgtttcctttctctgtaTTTCAGTAAACTAGACAGCTAGAATTCTCCTAAGGGGCAAGATAAACAGCACTTTTCATTCTTAAACAGTTCACAACAGCTATCTCCAATACAATTACACTGGTTTCTCTGTGTACTTTATATCCCTTCTTGGCAAATTGCTAGCACAAAGTTTTCAAATGCATCCAAATGCTCAGAAAAACCACCAAACAAAATATCCAAGTTTCCCTGTCACACAAATGACAAAAGCCTACCCCAAATGTCCTAGAAGAACCTCCAGACAAGGAGGAAAAGGAACGGGAGTGCCAGAGGTACACTGAGCAGGGAGAACACACCTAGATCAGACTTCAGGGCCCATATAATCCAGATGTTTGTTTCTCTACCCACCAGATTATGGTAACAAGCAGCTGGTGCTGgctcaagtagaaagaaaagaaaggaagtccATGGAAAAAAGTAATTCTAGCCACTGTAGGAAATCAATCTCATCTTTCCTCTCCATCCAGGGTTGAGGAGCTGCAAGTGGCTAGCACCTAATGGCTCATTTTCTTCTGGTGCAGTTCACCAAAGGTGAAACCAGAGCTCTgcaccccaggcccaaactcatAGGGTTCCACTTATTAGGTTTGACCACTCACCCTTATAtatcaaataaagagacatggacATTATTTCCTGGCCTGGAGCACACAGTTGGAAGATGCAAAGTAAGCACATCATCCCACCTTCGACCATATTCCCAAGAATTCTTATCCAATCTTGTATTGTAATTCTTATTTCATTTGGCTGTTTGTATCATCTTTGAAGTTAttgaccttttttaaaaaagcagactTTTTAGCTCTGTGTGAGTCATTACATCTACTTTGATATCTTTGCATTCAATTATTGAAGAATTATGAAGTTTTGGAGGTATTCTGTTgtcttggtttttcatatttcttatgttccTACTTTgtgatttatgtatgttttaaGATAGATATCTGCTCCACTGTTCAATGAGGGTTTTCTTAGTGAGTAGCTGTCTCTCACAGGTTAAATCCCCAATATGTCtagggaagaaaacaaactaaaattacaaaaatatagaaaaaagcgctatataaaaatagtaaaaatttaatAACATTGGCTACACCTTTAATACTTATAGGAGAAAAGGGGCAAAATAACATGGGATAAGCTAAAAAGTTAAAActtaataaagtaaaacaaataataaagaaattgaaaggagagtggaaaagaaaatgaaaggtagggaaaaaagatgaaaataagggATAAAGGTATGACACAATTAATGAGgggaaaaaaccccacaaatcaaatccaaaacaaaagtatcaaaaaatttaaataaacaaaggtaAAACATCAAAAATTCCTCCTTGCTGGTGAAATTCAGATACATCTTGCTTCTTTCCCAGGCTTCTAGTTTGGAAGTTTGCCAGGTGTGTTGGGGAAGGACAGTGTGTCCTATTGTTTCTCAGAGGGCTCTGTATGGAGGCTGAGCCCTGCCCTGCCTTGCTCAATGAGGTGAGCTTAGAAATCACCATTGTGGTGCTGTATTCATACAAATGAGCTCTGTTTGCAGATGTGGGGGCACAGGTACAAAAGCCACCCAGGAACCATTTCACTGTTCCAGCTTGTAGAACACTCAGGTGGGTGCCCCCTTGTACCTGAAGTACTGTGTTCACTGCTTCCCATGGTGTGGCAAAGGCCCAAGCAGCAACAATGTGTCCTCTAAATGTCTAAATGTTTCTGGTCCTCTGTGTGTGGAGAAGCAAACAAAGCAATCTGGAGTGGGGACAGGGTGACAAGCCACAGGCACTGAGTGGCCCTGCCAGCCCCAGCCACACCAGTTTCTGTCCTAGCCCCTGAATAAGTCCACACAGAGCTGGTCTCACTCCTCTTCTCAGTGGACCAACCCTTTGAATGGAAGTTGCTTCGACTTCCCTCTGTAATGCAGACCATGCTTCCCACCACTTAGACTTGTGTACAGTGTCTCGTTTCCTGGGTCCACACTGACTCACGGTGAGGTTTCCCACTGATCAGTGAGGAGAGATGCCATTGGGTCTTGGAGATATAAAAATGCAGGGGGTTTGTATTTGCTGGGCAGTAAGGCCAGCTGGTAGGAGGACATCTCTTAAAATGGTTCCCTGTTCTGGCTCCTGTGATTAAGCTGAGAAGTTCTCCAGTACCAGCTTGCTGTGCAGATTGCACATCTCTTGGGTTAGACGGGTTTGTTCCTGCCCTTGTGGGGTGCACTAAGGCATTCATTCTCTCTTATTGAAACCAGAGTTGGAACCaagacccaaactcctgggattccacatgccaggtttAGCCACTTGCCTCTATATGCACATAATGAGATatggtgaaaggcagagaaaggagatttattccATAGCTTGTGTCATGCTgtaggaagaggcagagaaagcactcagtccatcttcagccatctttggggtgcaGACATGAGCTATGGGTTTAAATACACTAAAAATGGGAGGCAGGTGAACaaagtatgcatagttaaacgATCCCAGTTGCAGGTGTGGCCTGGCTGGttattatctcagtccttgttctgggagaggttctggtGTTATTATGTGGAGAGTGATCCATCCTGAGGAGGCTCTACTATTGGGGATAgttctgtcccttgtcataatGATGGTATCAGTTATGTTTTCCCTGGATTGCAAAGTGAttttccaaggtgattgcaaaatgactgcaaagagaatgacttagagcaaagacagatacaaaatggaggagagatgccatgcttttctcctgcttttagttaattcttgGGTCTGGGtaaggagtccatgcttttcagcaaaagcaatttgaacACCTCTTACATTTTGATTATAGCCTCACTGAGGGAGAGGTTCTCCTTTCCGTATTGCACTGGTGAGCACTCAGTGTTAGGGCTTTGCTTCTCTTCTAATTCTACATCAAATATTTCTGTGTTCCCCATGGTTGCTGACTATCTACTGTTACATTCTAGTGTCATTCCATGACACCCCTCCTCTCCCTTGAATCATGCAACTATTGTTTGGTTCCAGTCTTAGGGAGATGCAGGAAAGCACTGGGTGCTTTCAATcagtttaaagttattttttgccAAGTATAAAATTCGAGTTTGACAATtacttagttttcttcttaatgGAGTTTCCAAATTCTGTGTGTGTACTGAAGGTGGAACACATAGAGTATTGAGCTCAGTTCTATCCCCTTTCATTTTTCACCAGAATTCTGGCTCCTTGAGTCTCTAATATTTTATCTCCATCTTCAAGAAACTACCAAAAACTCTGTTGTCATCTCTTGTCTTAGCAGAGACTTTCAGTACAGGTCCTTACTCATTTCCCTTCTCACTTGCCTGATGACTAGAATCAGTACATATCCTGAAGGAAATGTGGCTGTGCAGTATTGTTGATGTCTTTCCTGGTTAACTCTGCATTGCTCCAGTGCCTTCACACAGGTGTTATAAAAATTTTACCTGGATTTCCTGGTTATTCTCAATGGAAGTATTAGTCTGGTCTTCTATAAGTTTTTTTAACTATCCACTAGTATTTGAAAATAGAATCTCCTTTTTATAAACTTTAGAAACTGATAAAGAGGGAGGAATTTTAAGAAATTCCTCTTCAGATTAAATCGTTGCTGCTTTTCACCTAAAAAGACTCTCTAAATGAGCAAATACGATAAAGACTGAGGGACACTGTGTAACATCATTAGCATAACTCTATTTTAGggtagaaaaaggaaggaaatatgtAATACCAGATTTAGTAGTTCTGACAACCAGGTTCTCATGGTCACTGCAAAGACAGAAATTGGTACTAACTTCTACATTTTTAGTCTGCGTGAATGAGTCACCACCGCCCTCTGGTCATTATATGGTGTACTACAGGGCTGCTACTCAACATTGTCTCCTACTGGGAGGTTACTTGctctaaaaatacaaataatcacaTGTGTTTTTTTCAAGGACTCAGAGTTTGGCACTGGCAATAAGTCAGGGAACAATATTGTTCTTTGGATGTAAACAGCTTTGTACTAATGGAAGAGGAAGTCTCTCAAGAGTAGAGGTGAGTCCACTGAGTATTATTCTTTCTGTCATAGTGTCAAAGACCCCCTCAACTATATATTCCACAGTTATGCAGAcgtttttcaaaagaagtttcTATTGTGATTTCTGCAAGGACCCACACCCTGGAGGCTCTTCAGAAAGGGCCACAGAAAAACTGAGAACTATATTCAGTTCTCACGTCCCACATTGCCATGAGACAGAGTTTGTATTTTAGTTCACTAGTCACCAGCTTCATATCCCTAGGCCACTCACTCACTTCTTTGTTCATAATTTTTCTCTAATCTAAAATCATCTCAGAAACCTTGGTTTTGTAAGGTCGTCAGAGGGATCAACTGTAGTAAGTGGAATAAAGTCACTGGTAAATTTCAAAGTTCAACATATTGATCAGGGGTCAGGGTGATCCCTGTTTCAATCCCTACAATACTTCTGGGTCTAAGAGTTGGAAGAGTTCAAAGCCCCTATATCATCCAACTCAGTGATGTTCTTTTCAATGTCCCCTATAGGGTGCCTTTCAGCTTCTGTGTGAAAAGCTCTTTCAAAGATGGTAGAGTTTACCTTTGTGTTTGTCTTGGAGCTCACACCCTGTATCTGTGAGAACTGGAACTTCTGAACCCCTGTGTATGAGCAAGGAAAAGCAATGAAGACTTTAGAATTCCAGACCTATGTAATGTATTTGGTTTTGCCTAGATTCAGATTTGGGAAATGTGGAGTCTCCTGTGGGATGTCTAGGCAGCTCTGAAAATGGACTTGGTTTAATCTACACCTCCTTCTCTAAGAACAAGGATTCCTGTAGAAAACCAAGTGACAGTCCATCTCCTTATAGGGTTTGTTTTGGGTCATATGCGCTTTTTCCTCTAAAGGTTAAAGTCACCTGTGATTCTTTATTAGGGCTGGGGCATCTAAAAATTTAAGCAGTTTTTCACCAGAATGGGGAAGAAGAAACGCTTAAGAAGCAGGAAAGAATGTTTAGCACTTGCACATAAGCTAACAACTAGTTTACTTGTTATTGTAGCAAAAAAATAgtcaaaggatttttttgagacaggtgtcactatgtagccaaagttggcctcaaacttgctatcctcctacttcagtttcctgagtactgtgattacaggaatgaaccaccatgcctggctagccGTGGGATCTTAAGTTATTTAGTCTTGTTACTTGAAAAAGTAAAATGCATAATTTACTTAACATTAGCCCTGTTCACCTCAAGTTACCAAGTGCTCCTTCATAATATCAGGCCTACAGAGAATTAGCAAAATACCTTTGCTATTTGCAAAAGGCTCCAACAACTGATTTCTGTAGGTCTTTTCTGGTTCTCAGATAGATCTTCAATTCTTGGTTTGTGTTGGGTTGCTGTAATGAGGTAATGTAAATTTGGTGAATTATTGTCTTACTACATTTTTCTATGCCCATAACACAtagactgggtgatttataatGCAAAGAAGTTTTTATGGCTCACAATTTTGGATTCTGGGAAATACAAAGGCATGGAGATAGCATCTGGCATGCTGTGTCATATCCTGGGAGAAGGTAGAAGGGTGATAGCAAGCTGGCAAGAGAGACCACTGAGGAAGCTGTTCATTAATTACAACCCACTCTTTGCAAGAAGAGTGCCTATGAGAATAGCAATAATCCATTCATGAATGTGGAACCTTCCTGACCTGTGCATCCTCCATTAGACCTCATCTTCCAATACTGTTGCATTAAAGAATTAAGCATTGAACACATGACCTTTGAGGTACATACTCAAAAAATagcacttataaacaacagaagttcTAGAGGTTGGAAATATGAGATCAGGATAGCAGCATGACCAAGCTCTGGTGAGAGTCCTCTTCGGTTTGCAATCTTATCTTCTTGCTGTCTTCTCATATGGCAGAAAGGATGAGCTAGCTCTGTGGCCTGTTCATAAGGTCACTAAATCCCATTAATGAGAGCCTGACCCTTATGACTTTTCCCAATGACTCCAATTCCCATACCATCACATTGGTGGTCAGGACTTTGTGGTATCAATGTGGTGGtggagacacaaacattcagtccataacagaTCACTTCCTGTGCATGCTTTTAGAAAGACTTAAGACTCATTCCAAGTCCACATAGTTTGGACTTCTTTTTCATTCTGGAGGCAAAGTAATAGCCTGGATGGTCTGGCAAACCTTCCCTTAGGTCTGGGACTCCGATGGCTCGTAAACTATTATTTAAAGTTAGAGTTCCAGTGTAATGTTCTGATTATTCAAACATTCCTGCTTGGAGAAGTCCAACATCTTATAGAGACAGTGCAATGAAAGAATTCCAACAAAAAGAACTTGCTGAATTGTGATTACAAGCAAAATAGCATTGTGAAGACAAAATGTACTGATAAGGGAACTTTATGTTTCTTTTCCAGCCTTTTCTTCCAGTGTTTCTCTTCTAATCTCTCTGCAGAAAGAAACATTTCAAGCCAGAACCAAGGAGAAATTATGACAAATTACCTTCTCAAAGTCCTGAACTCCCATCCCTTCCTCAGAAGGGACTCCTTTGTTCACAGAGACTCCAGTCAGTCTCCAGTCAGTTCTTTCCTAAGGGCAATTCTTACTGGATATTGGATCTGTACCTTCCCACGCACTGTGATCCATAAAGGTAAGTTGAGTAATGTGAATGTCATTCTTTAGTGTGTCTGAAAACTTTTTCTATCTCTGCATTATCAATTAATGTGATTGTATCTCACTTTTTGTAATGTTTAGTATGCTTACTAGCACACAAAGATTTTAGATTTGTTGCTAAATTGTTCTATCTGGATTATATATGCCTCCTTTATTCTGTGGAAAGCACCGTATTTTATATATACCATAAGTTCTCCTATTATCTAGCTAGGAAAATTGGGAGATAATAAATCCATCAACTCCTATATTATAGTTGGAAACAATAAAAGGTGGATGGACAAACATATTAGCCATGACCAGATCTTAGCTTCTTTGATACATTGCAGAGTAGCTCACAAGATTTTGAAATGCCTCCCAGAATTACTCTAAAATTCTCATAGCcaaattcattttcattatctttaattattttgaaattttacctCAGGGAAGTTTGCCCCTCCTGTCAGTTTAGAGAAGCCTCATGCAAGGTgtcccaaaacacagggacaataggtgtgCTGTAGGACTTCACTTTGCTAGAGaaaccttttattctttttgcccCTTAACCCTTTCAAGGAGTCTTCCAGGTTTTAACATCTCAGAAAGGAAGGCTGATACAGATAGCCACTTTAAGTCTTcctgttcctgtaacttagcCTCTAAAAGGAGAGGAGGTTGGGGGGTTGCTAGCTGCTGCTTggcttttttagtttttactttcttgttttaatgTCTGAGtttggctctttttcttttttgaacacagggcctacatcttaagccactccaccagcccatttttgtgatgggttcttttgagatagggtcttacagacctatttgcccaaactgcctttgaaccatgatcctcctgatctctgcctcctgagtagctaggattacaagtgtgagccacacacaggcacctggcttggctttttaaatatatgcttaatatatattaaaaataatataatgtcCTCTCTGTTTTGTCAACCCTGCTTCACCCATATGGCTAACTACTACCTAATAGTATGAGTAGTGTGGCCTCTGGTCAATAGAACATTGAGGTAGGTACAAGAAGACCCCTGATCTAAGATTTTGGAAACCTTCCTTCCTGACTGCCCAAGATGGCTCTGTGCAGGAATGTGGGGAAGAGATTCCACCCCTGACTTCTGTTCAGGGTTAGGATGAGGGTCAGGGAGATGGTGGCCCTGGCCTTCAATATGGATGTGAAGGTCAGAAGAGGGGAAGGGCCCAGGCCTCGTGAGGAGTAAATATGAATACCTTGAGGACACTCCAGACAAAAGAGGACCCCCGAACCCTGCTACTTCTGTTAGCCTTGGGAAACCCCTGCAGGGGTGTCTAGACAAGCTGTATCCTGTCTTCTGTTTCCCAGGTGTCATAGGGGTGAGAGCTTGGAGTGAGGTAACTCATCAGGACATCAGAGGAAACCAAGCCGATCAGCAGAGGGAGGTTTCCAGGATCTGTCAGGAGTCAAGGTAAGGAGAGAGGGAATCTCTTCATCAAGCACACATGACCCCAGTCACCTACCTGTCCATTCCATCAGCTATGGTCTGAGGCAGTGTCCTCATATCACAGAGTATATGAGGTGTAGGCAGGATCAGGAGTCAACGTAACATGTAAAACCTGTATGTTTACGAAGGGCCCCACCCACACCACAATATAGGGGATCCCACAATGTCTGGCCCCACAGGCCATACTGGAAGCCTCAGGGCCTCAAGCTCTCTAAACTATGTGTACCCTGAAGAGCCATCTTACTTCATTCCCCAGGCCCTCACGGGATAGGCCCATTAGGAACATAGGAGCCTAAAGAGAAGACCTGTAATAGCTGACAAGGATGTAGTTCTTAGCTGAGGTCATTCGCTTGCTCACTCTCTCCCCCAGGTCTGTGAGTCCACATCAGCGAGCTCCTGTCTACCCTCCTGCCTGCTGTTCCCCAGGAAATTCATGATGCCAAATAGTCAGAAGAGCCAACAATCCAAGCTGGAGGGAAGTGCTCAGGCCCAAAGAGAGGCACGGGACCTAGCGGATATGCAGGTCCCCATGGCTGAGCAGGAGGCAGAAACTGCCACCACCTCTTCCACCTCCACTAGTCTCATACTGTCTACCCCAAGGGAGATGCCTGCTGGTGGGATACCGCATGACCCCCAGAGTCCTCAGAgagcctcctccccacccattGCCTTGGTGTCCACTATAGGGAGCCAATTCAATCAGGGTTCCAGAAGCCAAGGAGGGGAACGGCTGTACCCCCGGCGCAATCTGGTAGGCCCTATGTCCTTGTTGCGAGATGCAGTGTCCTTGGTGCCATTTCTGCTCCTTAAGTATCGAATGAAGGAGCTGGTCACTGAGGCAGAAATGCTGAATCGTGTCATCAGAAGTCACCAGGATTACTTCCCTGTGATCTTCAGCAGAGCCTATGAATGCATGCAGCTGGTCTTTGGCATTGATGTGAAGGAAGTGGACCCCATCAACCACTCCTATATCCTTGTCACTGCCGCAGGGCTCACATATGATGGTATAATGAGTGATGTCCAAGGCATGCCCAAGACGGGCCTGCTGATAATCATCCTTTGCATCATCTTCATGGAGGGTAACCGGGCCTCTGAGGAGGCCATGTGGGAAATGCTAAGTGTGATGGGAGTGTGTGCTGGGACAGTGCATCATCTCTATGGCAATCCCAGGAGGCTGGTCACTGAGGATTTTGTGCAGGAACAGTACCTTGAGTACCGCCAAGTACCCAACAGTAATCCTGCTCGCTATGAGTTCCTATGGGGCCCAAGGGCCCATGCTGAAACCAGTAAGATGAAAATTCTGGAACACTGGGCCCTGTTCAGTGAGGGTGATCCCAGGTCATTCCCATCCCTGTATGAACGGGCTTTGAGAGATGAATAAGAGGCCTGAGCATAGGGACCAGGCGACATTGTGCTATGACCAGTGCCACATTCATTGGCTTCTCCTGCCTCATGTGAAATGAGGCCCATTTTTCACTTTGTGTCTAATGAGAGAAGTCAGTCTTCTCAGTAGTGGGGCCCCAGGTAGGTTGAGGTCAAGCACAAGATCaacattgttccttcctattgtatTTGTGtgacttctttgttttccttggaATTTGTCTGATGTCCCTTTCAATGGAAGGTTTATTTAGCTTCAGAATGGAAAGTTATGAATGACAGTAGTCATGCACAGTTTTTGTTGTTAATATAAGAGtaagtcttgctaatttttcaaCTAATTGGAAAACCCATGTAGTTTTGTGACCTGGAACAGGATAACATGGCACCGGTATAGATATTTCCTTGGACATGGGAAAGGACTCAGCAATAAAACAGATGGTATAAAGAGtgagtgaaagaaaaacaaagagcttGTGAAATTAATAAGTTGGTTCTTTCTTCCcttattcttttgtctttctctgtgatattttaaaaatatatatgctgaCCTGAGTTTTCTGGCTATTTGAGAATACAGGTGAAATTACATCTGAATAAATAAGTTCCTCCACTCACTGTCTCATTTATTGTTCAAAACTCCATTGACCATTGGAACTCCATTGAACAAAGATGTTAGGCTTTTGACTAATACCCCtctctcatcaatagataggttattcagagaaaaatattgaCAGAATATTCTATCCAAGAGCTACAGCGTACACATTCTTCTCcatagcccatggaactttctcaaaaataaataacattatcagcaataaagaaagttttt
Coding sequences:
- the LOC109702879 gene encoding melanoma-associated antigen 11-like → MMPNSQKSQQSKLEGSAQAQREARDLADMQVPMAEQEAETATTSSTSTSLILSTPREMPAGGIPHDPQSPQRASSPPIALVSTIGSQFNQGSRSQGGERLYPRRNLVGPMSLLRDAVSLVPFLLLKYRMKELVTEAEMLNRVIRSHQDYFPVIFSRAYECMQLVFGIDVKEVDPINHSYILVTAAGLTYDGIMSDVQGMPKTGLLIIILCIIFMEGNRASEEAMWEMLSVMGVCAGTVHHLYGNPRRLVTEDFVQEQYLEYRQVPNSNPARYEFLWGPRAHAETSKMKILEHWALFSEGDPRSFPSLYERALRDE